Proteins encoded by one window of uncultured Bacteroides sp.:
- a CDS encoding glycoside hydrolase family 88 protein: MFKAIFLGAILCASHVFAQEKVLNSLPWSVRMAQSEMIRCPQAWQLDFQPTLKWDYCHGLELGAILNVYDAYGDKKFFDYALSYADTMTREDGSIETYKLSELSLDRINTGKFYFRIYEQTKNEKYKKALDLLRSQLNSQPRTSEGGFWHKKVYPHQMWLDGIYMGSPFYSEYAFRNNRPQDYADVIKQFVVIAHHTYDSANGLYRHAWDESHQQKWADKKTGQSAHCWGRAMGWYAMALVDALDYIPKHEVGRDSILNILNNVATQIKKYQDKKSGLWYQVIDRSGDKGNYLESSCSTMFVYTLFKAVRMGYIDKAYLQVAEKGYKGILHDFIEVDKQGLVSITKACAVAGLGGNPYRSGDYEYYINEKIRANDPKAVGPFILASLEWERLHK; encoded by the coding sequence ATGTTTAAAGCAATATTTTTAGGTGCTATTTTATGCGCTTCACATGTGTTCGCCCAGGAAAAGGTCCTGAATTCTTTGCCTTGGTCAGTGCGCATGGCTCAATCAGAAATGATTCGTTGTCCTCAAGCGTGGCAACTCGATTTTCAGCCAACTCTGAAATGGGATTACTGCCATGGATTAGAGTTGGGAGCCATATTGAATGTCTATGATGCTTATGGCGATAAAAAGTTTTTTGACTATGCTCTGTCGTATGCGGATACTATGACCCGTGAGGATGGAAGCATTGAAACATATAAATTATCTGAACTTAGTTTGGATCGCATAAATACTGGTAAGTTTTATTTCCGTATTTATGAGCAGACTAAGAACGAAAAATATAAAAAGGCTCTTGATCTTTTGAGAAGCCAGTTGAATAGTCAGCCACGTACATCTGAAGGTGGTTTCTGGCATAAGAAAGTATATCCTCACCAAATGTGGTTGGATGGAATATATATGGGTTCTCCTTTTTATTCAGAATATGCTTTCCGTAATAATCGTCCGCAGGATTATGCTGATGTAATAAAGCAATTTGTAGTAATTGCCCATCATACTTATGATTCGGCTAACGGGCTTTATCGTCATGCATGGGATGAAAGTCACCAACAAAAATGGGCAGACAAAAAGACAGGACAGAGTGCGCATTGCTGGGGAAGAGCAATGGGATGGTATGCAATGGCACTTGTTGATGCACTTGATTATATTCCTAAGCATGAAGTGGGCCGGGATTCTATACTAAACATTTTAAACAATGTGGCTACTCAGATTAAGAAATATCAGGATAAAAAGAGTGGCCTTTGGTATCAGGTGATTGACAGAAGCGGAGACAAGGGTAATTATCTGGAATCTTCTTGTTCTACAATGTTTGTCTATACTTTGTTCAAGGCTGTACGTATGGGATATATAGATAAAGCTTATCTGCAAGTGGCCGAAAAAGGCTATAAAGGAATTCTTCATGACTTCATTGAAGTAGATAAACAAGGACTTGTTTCTATAACAAAAGCTTGTGCTGTAGCTGGACTTGGTGGAAATCCATACCGTTCGGGCGATTATGAATATTATATCAACGAAAAGATTCGGGCTAATGATCCAAAAGCTGTAGGTCCGTTTATTCTGGCTAGTCTTGAATGGGAAAGACTTCATAAATAA
- a CDS encoding pectinesterase family protein, producing MFVKLVKTFILSIVFCATAQAQVQDTIVVARDGSGKYRNIQEAVESVRAFMDYTVTIYIKKGVYKEKVVIPSWIKNVNIVGEDAEKTVITYDDHANINKMGTFRTYTVKVEGNNITFKNLTIENNAERLGQAVALHTEGDKLIFINCRFLGNQDTIYTGTEGTRLLFSNCYIEGTTDFIFGPSTSLFDYCTICSKSDSYVTAASTPQNIKYGYVFKNCKLTAIVGVTKAYLGRPWRPYAATVFMNCELGKHILPIGWHNWKNPGNERTARYSEYMNTGEGASSKERASWSKQLTKKEAAEYSIENIFRTGDCWLPNK from the coding sequence ATGTTTGTAAAATTAGTTAAGACTTTTATTCTTTCTATTGTGTTCTGTGCTACAGCTCAGGCTCAGGTGCAAGATACAATTGTTGTTGCTCGTGATGGAAGTGGTAAATACAGAAATATTCAGGAAGCTGTAGAAAGCGTGCGTGCTTTTATGGATTACACGGTTACTATCTATATAAAGAAGGGTGTATATAAAGAGAAGGTTGTAATTCCTTCCTGGATAAAAAACGTGAATATTGTAGGGGAAGATGCTGAAAAAACAGTAATTACTTATGATGATCATGCAAATATTAATAAGATGGGTACGTTTCGTACTTATACAGTAAAGGTTGAAGGGAATAACATTACTTTTAAAAATCTGACGATTGAAAATAATGCCGAACGACTAGGGCAAGCTGTTGCACTCCATACTGAGGGAGATAAGCTAATATTCATCAATTGTCGCTTCCTTGGTAACCAGGATACTATTTACACTGGCACAGAGGGAACACGTCTTTTGTTTTCCAATTGCTATATAGAGGGGACTACCGATTTTATCTTTGGTCCTTCAACTTCGTTATTTGATTATTGCACTATTTGCAGTAAAAGTGATTCTTACGTTACGGCAGCTTCAACTCCTCAGAATATTAAGTATGGCTATGTTTTCAAAAACTGCAAGTTAACAGCAATTGTAGGAGTAACCAAAGCTTATTTGGGACGTCCCTGGAGACCTTATGCAGCGACTGTATTTATGAATTGCGAATTGGGCAAACACATTCTTCCTATAGGTTGGCACAACTGGAAGAATCCTGGAAATGAAAGGACCGCACGTTACTCAGAATACATGAATACTGGTGAAGGTGCTTCTTCTAAAGAGCGAGCATCTTGGAGCAAACAGCTCACTAAAAAAGAAGCTGCAGAATATTCTATAGAAAATATATTTAGAACAGGAGACTGTTGGTTGCCTAATAAATAA
- a CDS encoding MraY family glycosyltransferase, which produces MDEYKICIAFILFGFTLSFGMESFILPRIILISKERQLFDIPNERKQHEAPVPRLGGLSFLPVLFLTSIITIYIRCQLVDSTISPAFYDTLSDFMMLISGLLVLYIVGIKDDLSGVNYKKKFIMQFIASIFLILSGTYLNNLDGLFGIYEIPIWIGIPFTMLLCIFITNSINLIDGIDGLASGISATALIAYGYLFYISKQWIFSIICFTMLGVLIPFFYYNVFSSKNKIFMGDTGSLMLGFLLSFLGIRLAMDITDSSSAPQTRDILIAGSALFVPMFDTVKVMYARICVHRSLFCPDRKHIHHRLIDIGFSPRVAMIIIVSASIIMILTNFYALKYININIVFFADVITTYFVNKFITYLRYKKKKQIISLKFPKEDF; this is translated from the coding sequence ATGGACGAGTATAAAATCTGCATTGCGTTTATTCTATTTGGATTTACCCTATCCTTTGGTATGGAAAGTTTTATTTTACCTAGAATTATTTTGATTTCCAAGGAAAGACAATTGTTTGATATTCCTAATGAAAGAAAACAGCACGAAGCTCCAGTTCCCCGACTAGGTGGATTATCTTTTCTGCCAGTTCTTTTCTTAACTTCAATAATTACCATCTACATCCGATGTCAATTAGTTGACAGTACTATTAGCCCTGCATTCTATGATACCCTTAGCGATTTTATGATGTTAATTTCAGGACTTTTGGTTCTTTATATAGTTGGTATAAAAGATGATCTATCTGGCGTAAATTATAAGAAGAAGTTCATTATGCAATTTATAGCTTCAATTTTTCTCATATTAAGTGGCACCTACTTAAATAATCTAGATGGATTGTTTGGCATCTATGAAATACCTATTTGGATTGGTATTCCTTTTACTATGCTCCTTTGCATCTTCATTACAAATTCCATTAATCTGATTGACGGAATTGATGGATTAGCTTCAGGTATTAGTGCTACAGCATTAATTGCTTATGGATACTTATTTTACATCAGCAAACAATGGATTTTCTCTATCATCTGTTTTACTATGCTAGGAGTACTTATTCCTTTCTTTTATTATAATGTATTTAGCAGCAAAAATAAAATATTTATGGGAGACACCGGTTCTCTTATGCTTGGCTTTTTATTGTCATTTCTAGGGATTCGACTAGCGATGGATATTACAGATTCATCTTCTGCTCCCCAAACCAGAGACATTTTAATAGCAGGTTCTGCTCTCTTTGTTCCTATGTTTGACACAGTCAAGGTTATGTATGCTCGAATCTGCGTACATAGAAGTCTATTTTGTCCAGACAGAAAGCATATTCATCACAGACTGATTGATATAGGTTTTTCTCCTCGAGTTGCAATGATTATTATCGTTTCAGCCTCTATAATAATGATCTTAACCAATTTCTATGCATTAAAATATATCAATATTAATATTGTCTTTTTTGCAGATGTGATTACAACCTATTTTGTAAACAAATTTATTACATACCTTAGATACAAAAAGAAAAAACAAATTATCTCTCTAAAGTTTCCTAAAGAAGACTTTTAA
- a CDS encoding pectinesterase family protein, whose product MRNKISLLLIAFLVFSAFKTDRVITVFMIGDSTMANKSLEGGNPERGWGHVLAGFFAEDVRIDNHAMNGRSSKSFIDEGRWEKVISQVKKGDYVFIQFGHNDEKADSTRHTDPGTTFDANLRRFVNETRAKGGIPVLFNSIVRRNFIRPQDKDMNKDARKVPGEESLPAEGKTLFDTHGAYLDSPRRVAKELGVAFVDMNKITHDFVESLGHVQSKKLFMWIPANKFAALPKGREDNTHLNIYGARVIAGLTVDAIAKEVPELARYVRHYDYVVAQDGSGDFFTVQEAINAVPDFRKEARTTILVRKGIYKEKLIIPASKINVSLIGQEGAVISYDDYASKKNEFGENKSTSGSSSCYIYAPDFYAENITFENTSGPVGQAVAAFTDGDRIMFRKCRFLGFQDTLYTYGKESRQYYEDCYIEGTVDFIFGWSTAVFNRCTIHSKGNGYVTAPSTDQGKPYGYVFYDCKLTADDGVNDVCLARPWRPYAKSVYIRCELGKHIIPQGWNNWGKKEAEKNSFFAEYKSKGEGANVGARVSFSHQLKDLKNYDMEKILAGDDNWNPIKNGTDKLITKIR is encoded by the coding sequence ATGAGAAACAAAATATCTCTTTTATTGATTGCTTTTCTTGTTTTTTCTGCCTTTAAGACAGATCGTGTGATAACTGTATTTATGATTGGTGACTCTACCATGGCCAATAAATCGCTTGAAGGAGGTAATCCAGAAAGAGGGTGGGGGCATGTGCTTGCCGGATTTTTCGCTGAAGATGTACGGATTGATAATCATGCGATGAATGGACGAAGCTCTAAAAGCTTTATTGATGAAGGACGTTGGGAAAAAGTAATTAGTCAGGTGAAGAAAGGCGATTATGTATTTATTCAGTTTGGACATAATGATGAGAAAGCTGATTCTACGCGTCATACTGATCCGGGTACAACATTTGATGCCAATCTTCGCAGGTTTGTAAACGAAACCCGTGCAAAAGGTGGAATACCAGTTCTTTTCAATTCTATTGTTCGTCGGAATTTTATCCGTCCGCAGGATAAAGACATGAATAAAGATGCTCGCAAGGTTCCTGGAGAGGAATCTCTTCCAGCAGAAGGAAAGACTCTTTTCGATACACACGGAGCTTATCTTGATTCTCCGCGCAGAGTGGCTAAGGAATTAGGAGTTGCGTTTGTAGATATGAATAAGATTACACACGATTTCGTTGAGAGCCTTGGCCACGTTCAGTCTAAAAAGCTATTTATGTGGATTCCTGCCAATAAATTTGCTGCATTGCCAAAAGGTCGTGAGGATAATACTCACCTGAATATATACGGTGCTCGTGTGATTGCCGGACTTACTGTTGATGCTATAGCTAAAGAAGTTCCTGAACTTGCTAGGTACGTTCGCCATTATGACTACGTAGTTGCACAAGATGGAAGCGGAGATTTTTTCACCGTTCAGGAAGCAATCAATGCTGTTCCCGATTTCCGTAAGGAGGCACGTACCACAATTTTAGTTCGTAAAGGAATCTATAAGGAAAAACTGATTATTCCTGCTTCAAAGATTAATGTATCACTAATCGGACAAGAAGGGGCAGTGATCTCTTATGACGATTATGCTTCGAAGAAAAATGAGTTTGGAGAAAATAAATCAACCTCAGGATCTTCCAGTTGTTACATCTATGCTCCCGATTTCTATGCTGAAAACATAACTTTTGAGAATACTTCCGGACCAGTTGGACAGGCTGTTGCCGCTTTTACAGATGGAGACAGAATTATGTTTCGCAAATGTAGATTCCTGGGCTTTCAGGATACACTTTACACTTATGGAAAAGAAAGTCGTCAATATTATGAAGACTGTTATATAGAAGGTACAGTAGATTTTATTTTCGGATGGTCTACTGCAGTTTTCAACCGTTGTACCATCCACAGCAAAGGCAATGGTTATGTTACTGCTCCTTCTACCGACCAAGGCAAACCTTACGGATATGTATTTTATGATTGCAAACTGACTGCAGATGACGGAGTAAACGATGTGTGCCTTGCCCGTCCATGGCGGCCTTATGCTAAATCCGTTTATATCCGTTGTGAACTAGGCAAACATATAATTCCTCAGGGATGGAACAATTGGGGAAAGAAGGAAGCTGAAAAGAACAGTTTCTTTGCTGAATATAAAAGTAAGGGAGAAGGTGCCAATGTTGGTGCCCGTGTTTCTTTCTCTCATCAGTTGAAGGATCTAAAGAATTATGATATGGAAAAGATTCTTGCAGGAGATGATAACTGGAACCCAATAAAGAACGGGACGGATAAATTGATAACTAAAATCAGGTAA
- a CDS encoding IS982 family transposase has translation MSNFNANYGKILEILQQIESKMNFLNQIRKPRLSDIELIAIDLTSEYMGIDSEYQLFRILPDKLSLRIERSVYNRRRRKLFYFKEQLRKRIVFQISSSRDYFIVDSMPLEVCKLSRSRRGGICRETFETSPDKGYCATQRMYYYGYKLHAICTIDGVFSDFDLTKASVHDIHYLEDVKQNHYDCTILGDKGYLSVNYQLDLFEENNIKLEVPMRNNQHGYAKQYIVFRKARKRIETLFSQLCDQFMIRRNYAKSFNGFKTRIHSKIMALTLIQLINKLNNRNINNIKTCIA, from the coding sequence ATGAGCAACTTCAATGCAAATTACGGAAAAATATTAGAGATATTGCAACAAATAGAGTCTAAAATGAATTTTCTTAATCAGATTCGTAAACCCAGGTTATCAGATATCGAATTGATTGCTATTGATTTAACCTCAGAATATATGGGTATTGACTCTGAATATCAACTATTCAGGATTCTCCCTGATAAATTGAGTTTAAGGATTGAACGAAGCGTTTATAATAGAAGAAGACGTAAATTATTTTATTTCAAAGAACAGTTGCGTAAACGAATAGTTTTTCAGATTAGTTCGAGCAGGGATTATTTCATAGTAGATAGTATGCCTTTAGAAGTTTGTAAATTAAGTCGCAGTAGACGAGGTGGCATTTGTAGGGAAACTTTTGAAACCTCACCTGATAAAGGTTATTGTGCAACACAACGGATGTATTACTATGGTTATAAACTGCATGCAATATGTACTATTGATGGGGTTTTCTCGGATTTCGACTTAACAAAAGCATCCGTACATGATATTCATTATCTCGAAGATGTTAAGCAGAATCATTATGACTGTACTATTCTGGGAGATAAAGGATATTTGAGTGTTAATTATCAGTTGGATCTATTTGAAGAAAACAACATTAAACTAGAAGTTCCCATGAGAAATAATCAGCATGGGTATGCTAAGCAATATATTGTTTTTAGAAAAGCCAGAAAAAGAATTGAAACGTTATTCTCTCAGTTATGTGATCAGTTTATGATTCGTCGGAATTACGCTAAGTCTTTCAATGGATTTAAAACTAGAATTCATTCGAAAATTATGGCTCTAACTCTTATTCAGCTAATTAATAAATTAAATAATAGAAATATTAATAACATCAAAACATGTATTGCCTAA